The following proteins are encoded in a genomic region of Bacillus sp. FJAT-22090:
- a CDS encoding peptidyl-prolyl cis-trans isomerase: MKSTRDNFNPQQKRHLKTKPVLLLLGILLFGNLLWFIAWLIPNEKANGTEQVASVDGKGITKEQWMASMESMYGKEVLLDLVNAEVMEAAAKKYEIKVTDQEVDLEVALIRSTQEGTDTSLQTLNEESMRAKVRSRLILEKVLAKDIVIEKDAIKAFYDDNKNLYNIPTSYRTSVIYVSSEEEAKEVVKELKNGSSFDGLARERSKDTSSASLGGDIGYVSEGTKSIDDEILSALPNIETGKWSDVISLKDGRFAVAQVVSVFKGESFSYDDVEDHIHRELALDQLPQSVTPEVFWEEFDAQWSYSEK, from the coding sequence ATGAAATCAACGCGTGATAACTTTAATCCACAACAAAAACGACATTTAAAAACAAAACCAGTGCTTTTGTTACTTGGTATTCTTTTGTTTGGCAATTTACTCTGGTTTATTGCTTGGCTAATACCAAATGAAAAGGCAAATGGAACGGAACAAGTCGCCTCTGTTGATGGGAAAGGTATTACGAAAGAACAATGGATGGCTTCTATGGAATCAATGTACGGGAAAGAAGTGCTGCTAGATCTCGTTAATGCAGAAGTGATGGAAGCAGCTGCAAAAAAATACGAAATTAAAGTAACTGATCAGGAAGTGGATTTAGAGGTAGCTCTTATTCGTTCTACCCAAGAAGGGACAGATACATCTCTTCAAACGTTAAATGAAGAATCGATGCGTGCAAAAGTTCGTTCACGTTTAATTTTGGAAAAGGTTTTAGCCAAAGACATAGTGATAGAAAAAGATGCTATAAAAGCTTTTTATGATGATAATAAAAACTTATATAATATTCCGACATCCTACCGTACAAGTGTTATTTATGTTTCCTCAGAGGAGGAGGCTAAGGAAGTTGTAAAAGAATTAAAGAATGGTTCTTCTTTTGACGGTCTGGCAAGGGAACGATCAAAAGACACGAGTTCCGCTAGCTTAGGTGGAGACATTGGATATGTTTCAGAAGGAACGAAGTCTATAGATGATGAAATTTTATCTGCGCTACCAAACATAGAAACAGGTAAATGGAGCGATGTGATTAGCTTAAAAGACGGTCGGTTTGCTGTCGCGCAAGTAGTGAGTGTTTTTAAAGGTGAATCATTTTCTTACGACGATGTAGAAGATCATATTCACCGAGAGCTTGCGCTTGATCAGCTGCCCCAGTCGGTTACGCCGGAAGTGTTCTGGGAAGAATTTGATGCGCAATGGTCGTATAGCGAAAAATAG
- a CDS encoding anthranilate synthase component I family protein — translation MSKEDFFYAYKEITKSESHHLFLESGRGGRLSVAAWNPLAITKSLDTGLHIKWRNGDEEIRHGEALTELEKLVESYHIPFQENLPDFQGGAAGFISYDYARKIEVLPTLAEDNLHTPDIYFYLFDFWAVLDVETQLVTCMKLSTSNINLEDMEDALKTASSNAERKFSYESAAEVTNDDAELLVSVSGNEFEAAVRQVQEYIAQGDVFQVNLSVRQSKRLNAESIAMYEALRAFNPSPYMAYIQSPDFAVVSGSPELLVKKKGTELSTRPIAGTRPRGKSDEEDITLANELIQNDKERAEHVMLVDLERNDLGRVSSYGTVEVNEFMVIERYSHVMHIVSNVKGTLRLSTSNTEIIQAMFPGGTITGAPKIRTMEIIEELEPVRRGLYTGSIGWLGFSGDLELNIVIRTAFIQDGMAHIQAGAGIVIDSVPDAEYKESLNKAKALWQAKAMAERGQL, via the coding sequence ATGTCAAAAGAAGATTTTTTCTATGCTTATAAAGAAATCACAAAATCGGAATCACATCATTTATTTTTAGAAAGTGGTAGAGGTGGCCGTTTGAGTGTTGCTGCTTGGAATCCTTTGGCGATTACTAAATCTTTAGACACTGGATTACATATAAAATGGAGAAACGGGGATGAAGAGATACGTCATGGAGAGGCGCTTACGGAGTTAGAAAAGCTTGTTGAATCCTACCACATCCCATTTCAAGAGAATTTGCCTGATTTTCAAGGTGGTGCAGCTGGTTTTATAAGCTATGATTATGCACGCAAAATAGAAGTGCTACCAACATTAGCTGAAGATAATCTACATACACCTGATATCTATTTTTATTTATTTGATTTCTGGGCTGTACTTGACGTGGAAACTCAACTTGTTACTTGTATGAAACTCTCTACGAGTAATATAAATTTAGAGGATATGGAAGATGCTTTAAAGACTGCAAGTAGCAATGCAGAACGTAAATTTTCATATGAATCTGCCGCAGAAGTAACTAATGATGATGCGGAGTTGCTCGTCTCTGTGAGTGGAAATGAATTTGAGGCTGCTGTCCGTCAAGTGCAGGAGTATATTGCTCAAGGGGATGTATTCCAAGTGAATTTATCGGTTCGCCAATCTAAAAGGCTAAATGCTGAGTCGATTGCTATGTATGAGGCACTTCGTGCATTTAATCCATCTCCATATATGGCTTACATTCAGTCACCAGATTTTGCAGTTGTTTCAGGATCACCAGAGCTATTAGTGAAGAAAAAAGGAACTGAATTATCGACACGTCCTATCGCTGGAACGAGACCACGTGGTAAAAGCGATGAAGAAGATATCACGTTGGCTAATGAGCTTATACAAAATGACAAAGAGCGAGCAGAACATGTTATGTTGGTGGATTTGGAAAGAAATGATTTAGGACGGGTCTCATCCTATGGAACTGTTGAAGTTAACGAATTTATGGTCATCGAACGCTATTCGCATGTTATGCATATTGTTTCCAATGTAAAAGGTACACTTCGTCTAAGTACATCGAATACAGAGATTATTCAAGCGATGTTCCCAGGAGGTACGATCACAGGCGCTCCGAAAATCCGTACGATGGAAATAATTGAAGAGCTTGAACCGGTTCGACGCGGATTATATACGGGATCAATCGGTTGGTTAGGGTTTTCGGGTGATTTAGAATTAAATATTGTCATTCGCACTGCTTTTATTCAAGACGGAATGGCACACATTCAAGCGGGAGCGGGAATTGTAATCGATTCTGTTCCGGATGCAGAATATAAGGAATCCTTAAATAAAGCAAAAGCATTATGGCAAGCAAAAGCTATGGCAGAAAGAGGTCAGCTATGA
- the cysK gene encoding cysteine synthase A — translation MTKFAQSVVDLIGKTPVVKLNRVSNPEDAEVYVKLEFFNPGSSVKDRIAFAMIEAAEKEGKLKDGSTLIEPTSGNTGIGLSMIAAAKGYKAVLVMPDTMSLERRNLLRAYGADLVLTPGADGMKGAIAKAEELANENGWFMPQQFNNESNPEIHRLTTGPEIAEAFDELHGFVAGVGTGGTITGAGSVLKEKFSDIHIAAVEPKDSNVLSGGKPGPHKIQGIGAGFVPTVLDTEMYDSIIQVSNEDAYATAREVAKLEGILGGVSGGAAIYAALQLAKQLGKGKKVLAIVPDNGERYLSTPLYQFED, via the coding sequence ATGACGAAGTTTGCGCAATCAGTAGTAGATTTAATTGGAAAAACACCAGTAGTTAAACTAAACAGAGTGTCAAACCCTGAGGATGCAGAAGTATATGTGAAATTAGAATTCTTCAACCCAGGAAGCAGCGTGAAAGATCGTATTGCATTTGCAATGATTGAAGCTGCAGAAAAAGAAGGAAAATTAAAAGATGGTAGCACACTTATCGAGCCTACTAGTGGAAACACAGGAATAGGACTTTCTATGATTGCTGCTGCGAAGGGTTATAAAGCGGTATTAGTTATGCCTGATACAATGAGCTTAGAGCGTAGAAACTTACTTCGTGCTTACGGAGCTGATTTAGTATTAACTCCAGGAGCAGACGGGATGAAAGGCGCTATCGCAAAAGCGGAAGAACTAGCAAATGAAAATGGTTGGTTCATGCCACAACAATTTAATAATGAATCAAACCCGGAAATTCACCGTTTAACAACAGGTCCTGAAATTGCAGAAGCATTTGATGAACTACATGGTTTTGTGGCAGGAGTTGGTACTGGAGGTACAATCACAGGTGCGGGTAGCGTATTGAAAGAAAAATTCTCAGATATTCATATTGCTGCAGTAGAACCAAAAGATTCCAATGTTCTATCTGGTGGTAAACCAGGTCCACATAAAATCCAAGGAATTGGAGCGGGATTTGTACCAACAGTTTTAGATACAGAAATGTATGATTCCATTATCCAAGTATCGAATGAAGATGCTTATGCAACTGCTCGCGAAGTTGCAAAATTGGAAGGTATTCTTGGTGGGGTATCTGGAGGAGCAGCTATTTATGCAGCACTTCAACTTGCAAAACAACTAGGAAAAGGGAAAAAAGTTCTTGCGATAGTTCCAGATAACGGAGAGCGTTATTTGAGCACACCACTTTATCAATTCGAAGACTAA
- the hslO gene encoding Hsp33 family molecular chaperone HslO, translated as MGDYLVRALAFEGNVRAYAVRTTDTVGEAQRRHQTWPTASAALGRSMTAAVMMGIMLKGEDKLTVKVEGNGPIGPMIIDSNAKGEVRGYVTNPQTHFDLNEVGKLDVRRAVGTEGTLTIVKDLGLRDFFTGQVPIVSGEIAEDFTYYFAVSEQVPSSVGLGVLVNPDNTILAAGGFIIQLMPGTDDETITVIEEHLSKMEPVSKMIEKGLTPEELLFEILGKDNVQILDSIPVSFECNCSKERFGSAIISLGVSEIRDMIEEDGGAEAHCHFCMEKYQYSVDELESFIDEINA; from the coding sequence ATGGGAGATTACTTAGTAAGAGCATTAGCATTTGAAGGAAATGTCCGTGCATATGCAGTCCGCACAACAGATACTGTAGGGGAAGCGCAACGACGTCATCAAACATGGCCAACTGCATCAGCGGCCCTTGGTAGGTCAATGACTGCTGCTGTTATGATGGGGATAATGTTAAAAGGGGAAGACAAACTCACAGTAAAAGTAGAAGGTAATGGCCCAATCGGACCAATGATTATTGATAGCAATGCAAAAGGGGAAGTTCGCGGGTATGTCACTAACCCACAGACCCACTTTGATTTAAACGAAGTTGGGAAATTAGATGTACGTCGTGCAGTAGGTACAGAGGGTACATTGACTATTGTTAAAGACCTTGGTTTAAGAGATTTCTTTACAGGTCAAGTACCTATCGTTTCAGGTGAAATTGCTGAAGACTTTACGTATTATTTTGCTGTTTCTGAGCAGGTACCTTCCTCTGTTGGTCTTGGGGTACTCGTAAACCCAGATAACACAATTTTGGCAGCGGGTGGTTTTATCATCCAGCTAATGCCTGGTACTGATGATGAAACAATTACTGTTATCGAGGAACATTTAAGCAAAATGGAGCCTGTTTCTAAAATGATTGAAAAAGGATTAACTCCTGAGGAATTGCTTTTTGAAATTTTAGGGAAAGATAATGTGCAAATTTTAGATTCTATCCCTGTATCATTTGAATGTAATTGTTCTAAGGAACGTTTCGGTAGTGCGATTATTAGCTTGGGAGTAAGTGAAATTCGCGATATGATTGAGGAAGACGGAGGGGCAGAAGCACATTGTCATTTCTGTATGGAAAAATACCAGTACTCAGTAGATGAATTGGAGTCGTTTATCGATGAAATCAACGCGTGA
- the pabA gene encoding aminodeoxychorismate/anthranilate synthase component II translates to MILMIDNYDSFTYNLVQYIGELGEKVTVVRNDELSISEIEQLSPSIIVVSPGPCTPNEAGISLDIITHYAGKIPVFGVCLGHQSIGQAFGGKVIRAERLMHGKTSPVYHDGKGVNTNMPNPFQATRYHSLLVEKESLPDCLEVTSWTDEGEIMGLRHKEFAVEGVQFHPESIMTEEGKKLIQNFFEAYSPAVREII, encoded by the coding sequence ATGATTTTAATGATTGATAACTATGATTCCTTTACTTATAATTTGGTGCAATATATTGGTGAACTTGGGGAGAAAGTGACGGTTGTTCGAAATGATGAGCTAAGTATCTCGGAAATAGAACAGTTATCTCCATCTATAATTGTTGTTTCTCCAGGCCCTTGTACACCTAATGAAGCTGGTATTAGCCTGGATATCATTACTCATTATGCAGGAAAAATACCTGTTTTTGGTGTTTGTCTTGGACATCAGTCGATTGGACAAGCATTTGGTGGTAAAGTAATACGCGCAGAAAGACTAATGCACGGAAAAACCTCTCCTGTTTATCATGATGGAAAAGGAGTTAATACAAATATGCCAAATCCTTTCCAGGCGACAAGATATCATTCTTTACTAGTAGAAAAAGAATCATTACCTGATTGTTTAGAGGTGACTTCTTGGACAGATGAAGGAGAAATAATGGGGCTTCGTCATAAAGAGTTCGCAGTAGAAGGTGTACAATTTCATCCTGAATCGATTATGACAGAGGAAGGTAAAAAACTAATTCAAAACTTTTTTGAAGCATATAGCCCTGCAGTAAGGGAGATTATTTAA